The DNA sequence GCTTGGGAGCAGGCAGGGAGGTATGTCCCTTGATGATCCCACGGGTGGCTTTGCGTATGAAGGCCACGATTTCATCGCGTTCTTCAGTAGGAGGAAGATTCGCCTCCACGAAGTCCAAAGCTCGTCCTGTATTCATGCCTGAAACGAAGATTCTACGGTAGATATCCTGAATCTCGGCAATCTTATCATTGGAGAATCCTCGTCTTCTCAATCCGATGGAGTTCACACCTTCGTACTGAAGCGGATCACGACCAGCTTTTACAAATGGAGGAACATCCTTGCGAACTACAGATCCACCAGAAATCATGGCGTGGTGTCCAATCTTGGTAAACTGGTGAATCGCGCATACGCCACCTACAACCACGTGATCGCCAATTTCAACATGGCCACCCATGTTGCAGCTGTTGACCAAAACTACGTGATCCCCGATGACACAATCGTGAGCAACATGGACGTAGGCCATAATCAAGCAGTTCTTGCCGATCACAGTCTTGCCGTGGTACTCTGTTCCACGATTGAGTGTGGCGAATTCCCGAACGGTTGTGTTTTCACCGATCTCCAAGATGGTTTTTTCTCCGTTGAATTTCAGGTCCTGAGGGATTGCTGAAATCACGGCCCCTGGGAAGATCTTGCAATTCTTGCCGATTCTTGCACCATCGTGGATGGTAACGTTAGAACCGATCCAACTTCCAGATTCAATGACAATACCGCCATGAATGTTGGAGCTGGATTCGATGTGCACATTGTCACCAATACGCACTTCTGCTCCCATATCAGCAGTTGCAGCATCTTTTCTCCAAAACTCGAGCTGCCCTGCATCGCCAGAAATGACGGTTCCAGGCAGGACTCGGCAGTTTGCGCCAATTTTCACGCCATCATAGAGCACACAGTGGGAAGCAATTCGGGTATTGGCTCCTACCTCCACGTTTTCGTGGATAACTGCGAAAGGCTCTATTTGTGCATCCGGGTGAATTTTGGCATTTGGGTGGATATGTGCAAATAGCGGACTGCTGTTCGGGTTACTAGAAATCATAGTTTATTCTTAGGAACTACACTGGCTACCAGATCAGCCGAACACACGAGTTGGCCATCTACGTAGGCTTTGCCAGTCATCTTGCAGATACTCCGTTTCAGGGCGGTCATTTCAAGCTCCAACACAACGGTATCACCTGGAATAACAGGTTTTTTGAACCGAGCGTTGTCTATGGCTACAAAATATACCCAAACGGATTTGGGATTATCAATGGTATTTAGGAGCAAAATACCACCTACTTGCGCCATTGCTTCGAGCTGGAGTACCCCTGGCATGATGGGGTTGCCTGGAAAGTGTCCTTGGAAAAACGGTTCATTGATCGTAACATTTTTCACACCCGTAATCGAGTTTTCGGAAAAGTTGACGATTTTGTCAATGAGGAGGAAAGGATATCTGTGCGGCAGGATTTCCTGAATCGCATTGATATCGAATACCAGACCTTTTTTCTCTTTCTTTTGGAACTTCCGGGTGATCCGTTTCTGCTTGATTTTGGCTTTGATTCGCTTGGCGAGTTCTACATTGGCCTTGTGCCCAGGACGGGAGGCCATGATATGTCCCTTGAGGGGCATTCCCACCAATGCCAAATCACCTACTAGATCCAACAATTTGTGTCTAGCGGCTTCATTTTCGTGCCGAAGTCCTGTGTCATTCAGGATTCCGGGCTTCAATTCACGCTCGAGAGGGCCAAACAATTCTTCCAGAGCAGCCTTTTCTTGATCAGAAACCTCGTTCTCGATTACGACCACAGCACTTTCTATAGTGCCACCTTTGACCAAGCCTGCATTGTGCATGGCTACAAGCTCATGCAAGAAGCAGAAGGTCCGGCTGTCGGCAATTTCATCAGAAAAATCGTCCAGAGAATTCATCTTGGCGTGTTGCGCTTTCAAGATGGATGACCCGTAATCTACCATGACCGTTGCATGATACGCATCAGATGGCAATGCAGCCAGTTCTACGCTACGCTCAGTCTCTAGGTAGTGAATAGGCTCATCGATGACAAAGTATTCGCGTTCAGCGCTTTGTTCCTCGATTCCTGCTTCGAGCAGTTTCTCTGTAAAAATTTTTGCACTTCCATCCGTGATGGGCGGTTCTGGACCGTCCAATTCGATTAGCGCATTGTCGATCTGCAATCCCACCAATGCTGCCAAGGTGTGCTCGACCGTGTGTACCTTCACACCACGTAAGCCGATTGTGGTGCCTCTGGAGGTATCCACGACCAGATCTACATCCGCCGGAATTTCCGGCTGACCTTCCAGATCTACTCGTTTGAACACAAACCCATGGTTCTCAGGGGCCGGCTTAAAGGTCATCGTCACAGGAGCTCCTGTGTGAAGGCCATGGCCGGAAACAGAAATAGGTGCCTTGATCGTCTGTTGATTCGTTCCCATAATGCGCTTACCCTCTTTTCGCGATTTCTTGTTCCAGGTAATCCAATCGTTTGTACATCTCTTCAAGTTTCCGGAACATCAATTCCGACTTGAGCTGTTGACGATAGGGTTGAATCGGACTTCCTCGGAAGGATTTTCCTGATTCTTTGATGCTCTTGTTGACTCCGGATTGAGCATCGATCCGGGTTTTATCTGCAATTTCCAAGTGCCCGACAATCCCAACTTGGCCTCCAAACAAGCAGTATTTCCCGATTTTTGTACTGCCTGAGATACCGGTTTGGGCTGCGACTGCACTGGCTTCCCCCAATTCTACATTGTGGGCTATCTGAACCAGGTTGTCAACCTTGGCTCCTTGCTTAATAACCGTGCTACCCATGGTCGCACGGTCGATGCAGGTATTGCTTCCAATTTCTACATGATCCTCCAACACCACATTTCCTGTCTGAGGAATCTTCTTGAATGATCCATCAGCTTGAGGAGCAAATCCAAATCCATCGGACCCGATTCTTGCCCCTGCGTGAATGATGCAGTGATTGCCGACTTTGCAATAGTGGTAAATCGTCGCTTGGGGATACACAACTGTATGGGCCCCTATCTGGACGCCTTCCCCTACAAATGCACCCGGAAAAATCTGGGCGTTGTCGCCAATTTTGGCTTTTGGAGAAACATAGGCAAATGCCCCAATGTACACGCCTTCCCCAATCGTTGCCTCCGGAGACACAAATGCTTGAGACTCGATCCCTTGCTTGGGACTTGGAGCCTGATTCACTTGTTCCAACAAAGAGGTGAATGCGAGATAGGGATTTTCTACTCTCAAGAGCGTTGCCGACACCGAATCCGTCAAGACGAGATCCTTGGCGACAATGACCGCACTTGCACGAGTCGTGTAGAGATGAGGGGTGTATTTCGGATTAGCCAAAAAGCAGATACTGCCAGCTTCACCTTCCTCGATTTTCGAGACCTTGTCGATTTCCAAGGTGGAATCACCTTCTACTTCTGCTTGGAGCAGCTCGGCAATTTGACCGATTTGAAATTTCATAAGGGCATTATCAATCGGCGGTAAAGCTACATATCTTTTGGATGCATTCCCACACTTTCGATTATTCATCTTGGAGGAAACGCCCTTTTTGGAAGATTCCGAGGGGTTTACCTTTTAGATTTTGCTTGAAAAATGGGGAATTTTTCGCTCTGGAAGGAACTTGAGCCGGAGAATATTCCCATGACTTGTCGGTAGAGAACCAAGTCAGTTCCGCCTCATTCCCTTTCGCTACATGTGGGATATCCAGTTTTAGGATCTTTCTGGGCTGATGAGCAATGAGTTCAATCAGTCGTGAAAGGCTGATATGACCGGTTTGGACCAAATGCATATTCGCCAATCCAAAGAAACTCTGCAATCCGAGCATACCCGGTTCAGCCTGTTCGAACTCAACCTTCTTCTCTTCAACTCCTTGTGGACGATGACCGGAAGTCAAGACGTTCAGCTGGCCATTCTTGAGGGATTCAAGCAGAGAAATCTGCTGACTTTTGTCCCGAATGGGCGGCATCACCTTGTAGTTTGAGTCATAGGATTCGATCGCAGTGTCATCCAGAATAAGGTAGGGGAGGGAAGTACCTGTAGTTACCTCTGAAAAATTCTGTTCCGCGATTCTTTCAAGCGCTTCAGAGGAAGTCACAGGGTGGAAATGATACCTGCCGATTTGATAGGACAGCAGTCTGAGGTCTCTATCTACCGCCACCAATTCTGCAATTTCGGGAATGCCCTTCATGCCGAGCTTGGTGGACATATGCCCTTCATTCATTTGGCCCTCTCCAGCAATTTTGGGAGACAATGGCTGATTGATGATCAATCCATCGAAGCTCTTGAAATACTGAAGCGCCCTGAGCAGCAATCCGGCGTCATCGATAGGATGGGTTCCATCCGTGAACGCTAAAGCTCCTGCCTGATGCATATCGAACACTTCCGCAAGATCTTTGCCATGAGCCGCCTCACTCAAGGCTCCCGCAAAGTGTATCTTCGTAACAAAATGCTCAGAACGTTGTGTCAATGCCTGAATCATGGCCCCATTATCCACGACTGGAAGGGTATTGGGGTAACAGAGAATTCGGGTAAAGCCTCCAAGCTGGGCTGCTTTGGCTAGATCGTCGAGGCGTTCCTTGTATTCAAATCCGGGGTCTGAAAGGTGGACTTCCATGTCCATCCACCCTGGAGAGAGATAGGTCCCTTGGGCGTCGATCGTCTTGGCTCCTTCCTTTGAGGAAATATCTCCTATATCTTCAATGCGTCCTCCACGGATACATACATCTGTAGTTCTTCCGTCGTTGGGGCCAGATGGATCAACGATGGTGACGCTTTTGAGCAAATAACCTTCCATGCGAATGTCAAAATCGATTGTGGCGAGTGATTCCATCAGCTAGTGCGAAAGACCAGCATGATGATTTCAACCGCCAAAAATAGCAATGCTGCAGCAATAAAGTACTTCCAAAGTGGGATCCCTTCTCGATCTGTCTGAATCTTGTCTGTGAGACTCTCCACGCTTGGAGGCGTTATTTGGATGATTCCCAGCCCGTCACTATCGAGTTTATTGCGCAAATCAGCTTCATAAAAACATGCCAATTTGGATTCTTCATCAGAGATATTGAATGAGATTTTCTCCAAAAGCTGGCCATCTTGCTCGATTCGATAGTTTCCGGGCTCCAACTCCATTTGTTCGAAGTCCAAAATAGTGGCCCCTGACTTGGGATATTGTTCAGGGGTGAAAGTAGTCCCATCCTCTTTGGTGAGTTGGATCAATTCACCGGATTTTGCAGGAACTGCATGAGGTTGAAAGGAACCGATGGTTTGGCTGGTGTTTTCCTGCTGGGTTTGATTCATGATCTGGGTGATCTTGAAAAGCAGGGGCGTGAAAATCGTCTTCACATGCAGATCGGTCCATTG is a window from the Pontibacter sp. G13 genome containing:
- the lpxA gene encoding acyl-ACP--UDP-N-acetylglucosamine O-acyltransferase — protein: MGAEVRIGDNVHIESSSNIHGGIVIESGSWIGSNVTIHDGARIGKNCKIFPGAVISAIPQDLKFNGEKTILEIGENTTVREFATLNRGTEYHGKTVIGKNCLIMAYVHVAHDCVIGDHVVLVNSCNMGGHVEIGDHVVVGGVCAIHQFTKIGHHAMISGGSVVRKDVPPFVKAGRDPLQYEGVNSIGLRRRGFSNDKIAEIQDIYRRIFVSGMNTGRALDFVEANLPPTEERDEIVAFIRKATRGIIKGHTSLPAPKLEKNASEN
- the lpxD gene encoding UDP-3-O-(3-hydroxymyristoyl)glucosamine N-acyltransferase, coding for MKFQIGQIAELLQAEVEGDSTLEIDKVSKIEEGEAGSICFLANPKYTPHLYTTRASAVIVAKDLVLTDSVSATLLRVENPYLAFTSLLEQVNQAPSPKQGIESQAFVSPEATIGEGVYIGAFAYVSPKAKIGDNAQIFPGAFVGEGVQIGAHTVVYPQATIYHYCKVGNHCIIHAGARIGSDGFGFAPQADGSFKKIPQTGNVVLEDHVEIGSNTCIDRATMGSTVIKQGAKVDNLVQIAHNVELGEASAVAAQTGISGSTKIGKYCLFGGQVGIVGHLEIADKTRIDAQSGVNKSIKESGKSFRGSPIQPYRQQLKSELMFRKLEEMYKRLDYLEQEIAKRG
- a CDS encoding bifunctional UDP-3-O-[3-hydroxymyristoyl] N-acetylglucosamine deacetylase/3-hydroxyacyl-ACP dehydratase, translating into MGTNQQTIKAPISVSGHGLHTGAPVTMTFKPAPENHGFVFKRVDLEGQPEIPADVDLVVDTSRGTTIGLRGVKVHTVEHTLAALVGLQIDNALIELDGPEPPITDGSAKIFTEKLLEAGIEEQSAEREYFVIDEPIHYLETERSVELAALPSDAYHATVMVDYGSSILKAQHAKMNSLDDFSDEIADSRTFCFLHELVAMHNAGLVKGGTIESAVVVIENEVSDQEKAALEELFGPLERELKPGILNDTGLRHENEAARHKLLDLVGDLALVGMPLKGHIMASRPGHKANVELAKRIKAKIKQKRITRKFQKKEKKGLVFDINAIQEILPHRYPFLLIDKIVNFSENSITGVKNVTINEPFFQGHFPGNPIMPGVLQLEAMAQVGGILLLNTIDNPKSVWVYFVAIDNARFKKPVIPGDTVVLELEMTALKRSICKMTGKAYVDGQLVCSADLVASVVPKNKL
- a CDS encoding dihydroorotase; protein product: MEGYLLKSVTIVDPSGPNDGRTTDVCIRGGRIEDIGDISSKEGAKTIDAQGTYLSPGWMDMEVHLSDPGFEYKERLDDLAKAAQLGGFTRILCYPNTLPVVDNGAMIQALTQRSEHFVTKIHFAGALSEAAHGKDLAEVFDMHQAGALAFTDGTHPIDDAGLLLRALQYFKSFDGLIINQPLSPKIAGEGQMNEGHMSTKLGMKGIPEIAELVAVDRDLRLLSYQIGRYHFHPVTSSEALERIAEQNFSEVTTGTSLPYLILDDTAIESYDSNYKVMPPIRDKSQQISLLESLKNGQLNVLTSGHRPQGVEEKKVEFEQAEPGMLGLQSFFGLANMHLVQTGHISLSRLIELIAHQPRKILKLDIPHVAKGNEAELTWFSTDKSWEYSPAQVPSRAKNSPFFKQNLKGKPLGIFQKGRFLQDE